One part of the Saccopteryx bilineata isolate mSacBil1 unplaced genomic scaffold, mSacBil1_pri_phased_curated manual_scaffold_23, whole genome shotgun sequence genome encodes these proteins:
- the LOC136318266 gene encoding LOW QUALITY PROTEIN: GTPase IMAP family member 6-like (The sequence of the model RefSeq protein was modified relative to this genomic sequence to represent the inferred CDS: inserted 1 base in 1 codon), with the protein MTAFTWRQSLAVSFRVSCVSWQTVLGPCTFRPNPTEELEQTQQDGTGNYEAGSSWTCGPPGCYSFLRLQADYAFSVKSHKLRIDTTEERSTPAQSNAKYFLLARERPLKTRMNHQADLLFLQVEEEYDLTPPYCPTAVLPQRPEKDVSGGETTSQEKNVSPGQVHGADVELCPSCQDNQPRSCRPQGGGADPQRLRLILVGKTGSGKTCILGTDXFTSKLSAKPVTTAVGSGTQVWAGRTLEVINTADVLSSQLPPAVAAQGCCEAIASSSSGPHAVLLVTELGRFTAEDQQVVRRLQEVFGVGVLAYTVLVFTRKEDLDGGSLDEYLRETDNQELAWLDAVCGRRHCGFNNRAKGADQEAQLQELLRQVGVVLWEHEGWHYSNKAYRHCGQTLLADRQGRQPAPGHGAEDRPQVESCWEGLRLIQRASEDTHKRLLRGAPI; encoded by the exons ATGAC AGCCTTCACCTGGAGACAGTCCCTGGCTGTGTCTTTCCGAGTGTCCTGCGTGTCCTGGCAAACAGTCCTCGGGCCATGTACTTTCCGTCCCAACCCCACAGAGGAGCTCGAGCAGACACAGCAGGATGGGACAGGGAACTATGAGGCA gGCAGCTCCTGGACCTGCGGTCCACCAGGATGCTACTCGTTCCTCAGGCTGCAGGCCGACTACGCCTTCTCCGTGAAATCACATAAACTCAGGATAGACACCACAGAGGAGAgg TCCACCCCCGCCCAAAGCAATGCAAAATACTTCCTTCTAGCAAGAGAAAGGCCTCTTAAAACTCGGATGAACCATCAGGCAGACCTGTTATTTCTCCAGGTGGAGGAAGAGTATGACCTGACTCCCCCATACTGTCCCACAGCTgtgctgccccagcgccctgaaaaagacGTGTCTGGAGGTGAAACGACTTCCCAGG agAAGAATGTGAGCCCCGGGCAGGTCCATGGTGCAGATGTTGAACTTTGTCCCTCCTGCCAGGACAACCAGCCCCGGAG CTGCAGGccccagggaggaggagcagacccCCAGAGGTTGAGGCTCATCCTGGTAGGGAAAACCGGCAGCGGGAAAACCTGCATCCTGGGCACGG GCTTCACGTCCAAGCTCAGCGCTAAACCGGTGACCACGGCCGTCGGGAGTGGGACCCAAGTCTGGGCCGGGAGAACATTGGAGGTGATCAACACCGCCGATGTCTTGTCCTCGCAGCTCCCACCAGCAGTGGCTGCTCAGGGCTGCTGTGAGGCCatcgcctcctcctcctcagggccACACGCGGTGCTCCTGGTGACAGAGCTGGGCCGGTTCACCGCGGAGGACCAGCAGGTGGTCCGGCGCCTGCAGGAGGTCTTTGGAGTGGGCGTCCTGGCCTACACCGTCCTGGTGTTCACGCGGAAGGAGGACCTGGACGGTGGCTCTCTGGACGAGTACCTGCGGGAGACCGACAACCAGGAGCTGGCCTGGCTGGACGCTGTCTGCGGGCGCCGCCACTGTGGCTTCAACAACAGGGCGAAGGGCGCGGATCAGGAGGCTCAGCTGCAGGAGCTCCTGCGGCAGGTCGGGGTGGTCCTGTGGGAGCACGAGGGCTGGCACTACAGCAACAAGGCGTACAGACACTGCGGGCAAACCCTGCTGGCGGACAGGCAGGGCCGGCAGCCAGCCCCGGGCCACGGCGCGGAGGACAGGCCCCAGGTCGAGTCCTGCTGGGAGGGCCTGAGACTCATCCAGAGGGCATCTGAGGACACTCACAAACGCCTCCTGAGGGGGGCACCCATCTGA